From one Phaeodactylum tricornutum CCAP 1055/1 chromosome 16, whole genome shotgun sequence genomic stretch:
- a CDS encoding predicted protein → MPAFSSKFGSAARPLPVRRRTMGSGSRRKWTSASPTCWIGMTMFCLVVAYVAVVVVVTRNHIVGEDKSYHEDSPLAAHAPEAPLKSSRKNRLDSVQDTGRKEQQIETLAEKTKRNPFRRQHLENPFGHGVAPDVLLPKDEGDGTDAEPNHLAAKIDPPPETHPSPDFILKAFLEPSSLDEWTRKPLPIRSQAKQHNLREISYPRLNSCSKLIQQWPVDDTPADIDPFLPWIHDVFPTHDGAYVQFVAQNKRRCKTGHKEKDIMAHMQPQVALFQHVPIKRLSKDDGTASETRYRLSSHEEADPDGVVTRFICRFKPSMEETLSEFNFDYDWTALRKRYKNTFSEDDGGIKSIHTSQLLFRCPIPKALQNDIRLGRSVDPKTDWTKYFVDLIPIRTPPRYGPPKQFLQPQYKDFLDNNVTARFDPEHEWGSQHILPAIKDSGRWENIPICQPSLMTYENQKADEDLSALILSTTHAIEPVKKHRLVSCIWASAGYTTRGNRFAINDGQRRLLEWISYNKVIGFDHFYLYDNSGAFSNDTSLKSVADLFPDDVTYIPWPSQICNNNPNNVDSVGERSSQYAAESSCRLRFGPHVDWIGQFDIDEYLIPMGKHSDVLSLLKELEAEDTRIVSFGSWRAWPRRAFIDEIVEINDPEICWHNEPCFHLQIPLKHTMLQAYNCDRQPPGQKKEVMPAEKQLYRPDYVLQHFIHYSAVTTLSEKNESEYVKEGMVWKPRGFPDPRQRFGDELSEALMIHTKAVAIQDTSGWQRMCHVDNLKLPRRKQGLCRLGLPWPKDPAMAAQNGTKEGWAFNCYVNEKVEAQLIPKLEESMRQRAPHFFDLRQ, encoded by the coding sequence ATGCCGGCATTTTCGAGCAAGTTCGGTTCGGCAGCACGTCCTTTGCCCGTGCGCCGACGAACTATGGGCTCCGGTAGTCGACGCAAATGGACTTCTGCGTCACCAACCTGCTGGATCGGCAtgacaatgttttgcttgGTGGTTGCCTATgtggctgttgttgttgttgtgacACGCAATCACATCGTAGGAGAAGATAAATCCTACCATGAAGACAGTCCTTTGGCTGCACACGCGCCGGAAGCCCCATTGAAGTCGTCCCGGAAAAACCGACTCGACTCTGTCCAAGACACGGGGAGGAAAGAGCAGCAAATCGAAACGCTAGCAGAAAAGACCAAAAGGAATCCCTTTCGGCGACAACACCTAGAAAATCCCTTCGGACACGGCGTAGCACCGGACGTCTTGCTTCCAAAAGACGAAGGAGACGGGACTGACGCCGAACCAAACCATCTCGCCGCAAAGATAGACCCGCCTCCGGAGACACATCCTTCACCAGACTTTATTTTGAAAGCATTTCTAGAGCCCTCGAGTCTGGACGAGTGGACTCGCAAGCCGTTGCCTATCCGATCGCAAGCAAAGCAACATAATTTGCGAGAAATATCGTATCCGCGATTGAATTCTTGTTCGAAATTGATACAACAATGGCCGGTTGATGACACTCCCGCAGACATTGATCCCTTTCTACCTTGGATCCACGACGTTTTTCCGACTCATGATGGAGCATATGTACAGTTTGTGGCACAAAACAAACGTCGCTGCAAGACGGGTCACAAGGAAAAAGATATTATGGCTCACATGCAGCCACAAGTTGCACTCTTTCAGCACGTTCCCATCAAGCGCCTCTCCAAGGATGATGGTACCGCTTCCGAAACACGATACCGTTTGTCGAGCCACGAAGAGGCTGACCCCGATGGCGTCGTCACACGTTTCATTTGTCGATTCAAACCAAGTATGGAAGAAACACTCTCCGAATTCAATTTCGACTACGATTGGACGGCTCTGAGGAAACGGTACAAGAACAccttttccgaagacgacggcGGCATCAAATCAATTCACACATCACAACTCCTTTTTCGCTGTCCTATTCCAAAGGCATTACAAAACGACATTCGTCTGGGTCGATCGGTCGATCCGAAAACCGACTGGACCAAGTACTTTGTGGATCTGATTCCTATACGTACACCTCCTCGGTATGGACCGCCCAAGCAGTTCTTGCAGCCCCAGTAcaaagactttttggacaATAATGTTACGGCACGATTCGATCCAGAACACGAGTGGGGATCACAGCACATTTTGCCCGCCATCAAGGATTCTGGGCGCTGGGAAAACATTCCAATTTGCCAACCGTCTCTTATGACATACGAAAACCAAAAGGCCGACGAAGACTTATCTGCCTTGATCCTATCCACAACACACGCTATTGAGCCTGTCAAAAAGCACCGTTTAGTTTCCTGTATTTGGGCTTCTGCGGGATATACAACGCGTGGAAACCGATTTGCCATAAATGATGGGCAGCGACGATTGTTGGAATGGATTTCCTACAACAAAGTGATCGGATTCGACCACTTTTATCTGTATGACAACTCGGGGGCTTTCAGCAATGATACTTCACTGAAAAGTGTAGCAGATCTTTTTCCAGACGACGTCACCTACATCCCTTGGCCGTCACAAATATGTAACAATAATCCCAACAACGTTGACAGCGTCGGCGAACGCTCTTCCCAGTACGCAGCGGAGTCTTCTTGCCGGCTGCGGTTTGGTCCCCACGTCGACTGGATTGGCCAGTTTGATATCGATGAATATCTGATTCCCATGGGAAAGCATTCCGACGTCTTatctttgttgaaagagttggaagccgaagatACGCGCATTGTTTCTTTCGGCTCTTGGCGCGCGTGGCCTCGACGCGCGTTTATTGACGAGATTGTGGAAATTAATGACCCAGAGATATGCTGGCACAACGAACCTTGCTTTCACTTACAGATTCCTCTGAAACATACTATGCTTCAAGCCTATAATTGCGATCGACAACCGCCCGGTCAAAAGAAAGAAGTGATGCCTGCTGAGAAACAGTTGTACCGTCCTGACTATGTCCTGCAGCATTTTATACACTACTCAGCCGTCACGACTTTGTCAGAAAAAAATGAGAGCGAATATGTAAAAGAGGGGATGGTATGGAAGCCTCGTGGTTTTCCCGATCCTCGGCAGCGCTTCGGGGACGAACTATCCGAAGCACTTATGATCCATACCAAGGCAGTTGCAATTCAAGATACATCGGGTTGGCAACGCATGTGTCATGTCGACAACTTGAAGCTTCCGAGAAGAAAGCAAGGACTTTGTCGTCTTGGACTACCTTGGCCGAAAGATCCTGCAATGGCGGCACAGAATGGAACGAAAGAAGGCTGGGCCTTTAATTGCTACGTGAACGAAAAGGTCGAAGCACAGCTGATACCGAAGCTCGAGGAATCCATGAGACAGAGAGCTCCGCATTTCTTTGATCTAAGACAATAA
- a CDS encoding hypothetical protein with heme peroxidase domain (Hypothetical protein, haem peroxidase domain, good EST support, haem peroxidases use hydrogen peroxide as the electron acceptor to catalyse a number of oxidative reactions, oxidative stress response), giving the protein MKLSLKAAPLAVLLSLTSTLAFQSPDPLSSFTSARNSRLAMDRRGFGNALVGTAAATLWNANIAVSPANAQVFFDPAMYGDQELRVGAVDSVRESVRRAILKNPQLAPSFYQLALLDGLSFDSKTQKYGPDGSILKVVLSTKADDAYTKNLQQACLTLIEAEKNLRKKVAITIADAIAIGGSQSIESIGGPVLAVQLGRADAPIKAPVSDVPIDLFSGKRDFADVQNAFRNAGLTDREMTALLSGLLTLEYVEKTRTVEDWKQSARPRFREPGKMGRLSEFKPLTDDDIAQAELESDPEYEDPDDGWYIADSFGSRESRFGDRLAKDQINEKTFNKYLKDIAEKSKKQGPDAFEEYGWIAMLVMDKDSPTSSTWLNKYAGSNLSYIKDLSISYNSLTQLGAVYTGGKYENLLKNKPRKSLNDDDLKLF; this is encoded by the coding sequence ATGAAACTATCTTTGAAAGCGGCTCCGCTAGCcgtgctgttgtcgttgacgaGTACTTTGGCGTTCCAGTCTCCGGATCCATTGTCGTCTTTTACATCCGCTAGAAACTCTCGCCTGGCAATGGATCGCCGGGGATTCGGGAACGCCTTGGTAGGAACTGCAGCGGCAACGCTGTGGAACGCCAACATCGCCGTCTCGCCTGCCAACGCCCaagtctttttcgatccAGCCATGTACGGAGATCAAGAACTTAGAGTAGGCGCAGTAGATTCCGTGCGGGAAAGCGTCCGACGGGCCATTTTGAAAAATCCGCAGCTTGCTCCGAGCTTCTATCAACTCGCCCTACTCGACGGACTCTCCTTTGACTCCAAGACGCAGAAATACGGACCCGACGGTAGTATTCTCAAGGTCGTCCTCTCCACCAAGGCTGACGACGCCTACACCAAGAACTTGCAGCAGGCCTGCCTCACACTAATCGAAGCGGAAAAGAACTTGCGTAAGAAAGTCGCCATTACGATTGCTGACGCCATTGCCATCGGAGGCTCACAGTCGATTGAATCGATCGGGGGGCCCGTATTAGCGGTGCAACTCGGGCGGGCCGACGCTCCGATAAAGGCACCCGTCAGCGATGTTCCCATTGACTTGTTTTCGGGCAAACGCGATTTTGCTGACGTACAAAACGCTTTTCGTAATGCTGGATTAACAGACCGGGAAATGACCGCTCTTCTGAGTGGTTTGCTAACGCTAGAATACGTCGAAAAGACTCGAACGGTGGAAGACTGGAAACAGTCGGCTCGTCCCCGCTTCCGTGAACCGGGCAAAATGGGACGCTTGTCTGAATTCAAGCCCTTAACCGACGACGATATTGCTCAGGCTGAACTCGAATCTGATCCAGAATACGAGGATCCTGATGATGGTTGGTACATTGCCGATAGTTTTGGATCCCGAGAATCCCGTTTTGGTGATCGCCTCGCCAAAGACCAGATCAATGAAAAGACTTTCAATAAGTATTTAAAGGACATTGccgaaaaatccaaaaagCAAGGACCGGACGCGTTTGAAGAGTACGGTTGGATCGCCATGCTAGTGATGGATAAGGATTCTCCTACAAGCTCGACTTGGTTGAACAAATATGCTGGATCCAACCTGAGCTACATCAAAGACTTGTCCATTTCTTACAATTCTCTCACGCAACTGGGTGCCGTGTACACAGGAGGCAAATATGAGAATCTTCTTAAGAACAAACCACGAAAAAGTCTCAACGATGACGACTTGAAGCTCTTTTAA
- a CDS encoding predicted protein (related to PDZ_CTP_protease; unknownn protein), whose translation MSKGRSSRSFGKFSIGDPFTPGGMTSHITDIQFLYSLQWSRYGQRCGVFSDVQRGQQVPPPSAIRSSNIAPYSPEGLSNCTNSSPTVRTGNMHVASRMLSFVFWAILSLLLVLTANALGCVGFGMQASPLSQCTSRRRFAQKKGSHSHLSSHRAMTLKLAKALSDDDTSATIVTKSAESYFVDAEFFELQISPHRPLGCTVEESLGEGRHVFVSKVVPDGNAAKAGIAVGDVLIGVTAVTGDQKMDVSGLGIETIKGLVASRPENESLSLKLARGTTVVEDHEQAIVDLCGNEDQSESEAEQCVLDFLKSGYDYANDSDDSMETGDDVDAADNAAEEEDLVGNMYSMWNEDMPAASPKPEPIPASEAASVVKPWSSRSSPSGTFIRDPTTGKMKNIDA comes from the exons ATGTCTAAGGGCCGCTCCTCCCGATCCTTTGGCAAGTTCTCCATTGGCGACCCTTTTACGCCAGGCGGCATGACCTCCCATATTACGGACATTCAATTCCTGTATTCATTGCAATGGAGTCGCTACGGCCAGCG ATGTGGGGTTTTCTCGGATGTGCAGCGTGGACAAC AAGTTCCGCCGCCATCTGCTATCCGTTCTAGTAACATTGCGCCATACTCACCGGAAGGACTCTCAAACTGTACAAACTCGTCGCCGACCGTCCGTACGGGGAATATGCATGTTGCGTCGCGGATGTTGTCCTTTGTGTTTTGGGCAATCCTGTCTCTTTTGCTGGTGCTGACAGCGAATGCACTGGGATGTGTTGGTTTCGGTATGCAAGCGTCTCCGCTTTCTCAGTGCacgagtcgtcgtcggttcGCACAAAAGAAGGGATCCCACAGTCACCTCTCGTCTCACCGCGCAATGACGCTCAAATTGGCGAAAGCTCTTTCCGACGATGACACGAGTGCGACGATTGTGACAAAGTCCGCGGAGTCCTACTTTGTCGACGCAGAATTCTTCGAATTGCAAATATCACCCCACAGACCCCTTGGTTGCACGGTAGAAGAAAGCCTCGGCGAAGGACGACACGTATTCGTCAGCAAAGTCGTTCCGGATGGGAATGCCGCTAAAGCTGGAATCGCAGTGGGAGACGTCCTTATAGGGGTCACGGCGGTCACTGGTGATCAAAAAATGGATGTCTCCGGTCTCGGAATCGAGACGAT TAAAGGACTAGTCGCATCTCGACCGGAAAATGAATCCCTATCTCTAAAGCTTGCGAGGGGAACAACCGTCGTCGAGGATCACGAGCAAGCCATTGTGGATCTGTGTGGCAATGAGGACCAGAGCGAGTCGGAAGCTGAGCAATGCGTCTTGGATTTTTTGAAGAGTGGCTACGACTACGCCAATGATTCTGATGACAGCATGGAGACTGGTGATGATGTTGACGCCGCAGACAATGCTGCGGAGGAAGAGGACTTGGTAGGAAATATGTACAGTATGTGGAACGAAGACATGCCCGCCGCATCGCCTAAACCGGAACCCATACCTGCATCCGAGGCGGCTAGTGTAGTCAAACCATGGTCTTCGCGATCAAGCCCATCCGGAACTTTCATCCGAGATCCAACTACTGGAAAGATGAAAAATATAGACGCTTAA
- a CDS encoding predicted protein has protein sequence MTSVIPHYYAICIQLVATLDGTRAKVFQALTGLVVSSTLGALFTGCRGSLFWIAGSRANYNIRVKLHRSLLLQEAAFFDSNETGYLLSRLNSDVNKIGMVISYHVNVVCRQLAQFIFGSAYLIRISPKLSLWTFAGIGLVAWLSAIYGAFNRVLAQRVQDTFADATAVAETSFSMSETIRAFDGVAVESNKYETAQSKALDLEETQAWGYGTHKFVSDTLQGILQVLLLFACWSIGRTGGLPAAQLTTFMFYTNFVLESSNEVGDQWAKIQGAIGASTSVFDLIRRLALPSVDHSVKHLNGSELTPIINIHNMTLKYSAMDLPALDCIDLKIDEGDRVAIVGRSGSGKSSMLRAILRFYDPTFGSIQLERTLLTEMSRKDIASKVSIVSQEPSLFPMSLMENILYGIEKDAVDPKTGEQCYSDAYRERTSKSLELAGLPVQPGNDLNLSLDTRVGDGGRSLSGGQRQRVAIARALIRHPEVLLLDEPTAALDSQSERAVVEALLRAMERSKSMVMVTHRLGVVRSLNVNRVVVMEKGRIVETGHPEELLCKENGWFASLAREQGIVPAHKSTKAVEEYP, from the exons ATGACAAGTGTTATCCCGCATTACTACGCCATATGCATCCAGCTTGTTGCAACATTAGACGGTACAAGGGCAAAGGTATTCCAAGCTTTGACCGGGCTTGTCGTTTCGAGTACACTGGGTGCGTTGTTCACTGGTTGTCGAGGAAGCTTATTTTGGATCGCGGGAAGTCGAGCGAACTACAATATTCGGGTCAAGCTACATCGTAGTCTTCTATTGCAGGAAGCTGCTTTCTTTGACTCCAATGAGACCGGATATTTACTCAGCCGTCTGAATAGCGATGTAAACAAGATTGGAATGGTGATATCTTATCATGTCAACGTCGTCTGTCGTCAGTTGGCACAATTTATCTTTGGGAGTGCGTACCTCATCAGAATTTCTCCAAAGTTGTCTCTTTGGACTTTTGCTGGAATTGGTCTCGTTGCCTGGCTCTCGGCTATCTATGGTGCTTTCAATCGTGTGTTGGCGCAGCGTGTTCAGGACACCTTTGCGGACGCGACTGCCGTGGCGGAGACTTCGTTCTCCATGTCGGAAACGATTCGTGCCTTTGACGGAGTGGCCGTTGAGTCAAATAAGTACGAGACGGCGCAGAGCAAAGCGTTAGATCTTGAAGAAACGCAAGCATGGGGATACGGAACGCACAAATTTGTCTCAGACACTTTGCAAGGAATTTTGCAAGTACTCCTActttttgcttgttggagtATTGGTCGAACAGGAGGCTTACCCGCTGCTCAATTGACGACCTTTATGTTCTACACCAATTTTGTGCTCGAGTCATCCAATGAAGTCGGTGATCAATGGGCAAAAATTCAAGGCGCGATCGGGGCGAGTACCTCTGTATTTGATTTGATTCGAAGA CTGGCGTTGCCCTCCGTCGATCATTCTGTAAAACATTTAAATGGCTCAGAATTGACGCCAATTATCAACATTCACAACATGACACTAAAGTACAGTGCAATGGACTTACCCGCGCTGGACTGTATCGACCTAAAAATCGACGAAGGCGACCGAGTTGCAATCGTTGGTCGAAGTGGAAGTGGAAAGTCTTCCATGCTCCGCGCTATACTCAGGTTCTACGATCCAACTTTTGGTTCGATTCAACTGGAAAGAACTCTTCTGACGGAAATGTCAAGGAAGGATATTGCCTCCAAGGTCTCCATCGTTTCACAAGAGCCGAGTCTGTTTCCTATGAGTCTAATGGAGAATATCTTGTACGGTATTGAAAAGGACGCCGTTGATCCGAAGACTGGTGAGCAATGCTACAGTGATGCTTATCGGGAGAGGACATCCAAATCGTTGGAGCTTGCTGGTCTCCCAGTGCAGCCGGGGAATGATTTAAACCTTTCACTTGATACAAGGGTGGGAGATGGTGGACGTTCCCTTTCCGGCGGTCAGCGTCAACGGGTTGCTATCGCACGTGCCTTGATTCGGCATCCCGAAGTACTTTTGTTGGACGAACCGACAGCCGCCTTAGATTCCCAATCTGAAAGGGCGGTGGTTGAAGCCTTGCTGCGAGCGATGGAGCGCTCAAAGAGTATGGTGATGGTGACACACCGACTAGGTGTGGTTCGCTCATTGAATGTGAATCGAGTAGTGGTTATGGAAAAAGGGAGGATTGTGGAAACGGGTCATCCAGAGGAATTGCTGTGCAAAGAGAATGGCTGGTTCGCTAGTCTAGCCCGAGAGCAAGGGATTGTGCCCGCTCATAAGTCGACCAAAGCAGTAGAAGAATACCCTTAA